One Streptomyces puniciscabiei DNA segment encodes these proteins:
- a CDS encoding SpoIIE family protein phosphatase, whose translation MRSEGAAISRKRTERAEAALDTLTAAPATPDRLHRVLEQALVFAGAAFAGVYLPGDDPAQLRLAESAGLPRTLYGLRDGYPAAGGSPVAEAHRSGHPVRLTPEQLAGCPEARRTPSPDFSLAALPLGPAGSGCLLAVSEHPGGFGADDRACLELVARAIAVPRAPEPPGDGGEPAPDAFSLAMDSGRVEVGDDILRLFGIARDDFDGRVETLLALTVPEDLPALMSVVEADHMSIGERELEFRVLQPSGPPKWLRLRGRLLPGGEGRSARLVGTVADASTLRSDVTDVARVQRLAASLATATTVKDVGKAVVAALRGPLKADRLALAELENDRLVVTVLDPPEPEAWPEVWRTEWRTEWPDAPVRAMPTLAAALREGRSRIWPAGSPLEPALAEVGPGGLAVLPLPAGGRMAGACLIGWDRPHHFSPDERALLTACAGLAGQALLRAHAFDAEHELVGMLQRTLLPRRLPRLPGAVAVARYLPTTAGLEVGGDWYDVIPLADNHVALVIGDVQGHNAGAATLMGQMRTALRAYAAEGHAPDVVVAHANRLLLDMETDLFATCAYVDVDMEEGTAWCVRAGHLQPVLRHPDGTTEIVRAEGGPPLGVLAQADFPMTPLRLLPGTVIALTTDGLVESPDVDIDVGMDRLAAQLAAADPEHLGLVADALLGGAHRGDDVALLLMRYDGMAVRPLRESWTVWRLPEAVRHARRFTRRTLRAWGVPQETQDAALLVVSELVTNALVHTDGQIRLDLSLVNHRLRLAVADSSPRSPVKPTSIGWEATGGRGILLVEAVSAAWGTVPVSGGKQVWADLVPDG comes from the coding sequence GTGAGGAGCGAGGGCGCTGCGATCAGCAGAAAGAGAACGGAGCGTGCCGAAGCCGCCCTGGACACGCTCACCGCGGCGCCCGCCACGCCCGACAGGCTCCACCGGGTCCTCGAACAGGCGCTGGTGTTCGCCGGGGCCGCCTTCGCCGGGGTCTACCTCCCCGGCGACGACCCGGCCCAGCTGCGCCTCGCCGAGTCGGCGGGCCTGCCGCGCACCCTGTACGGGCTCCGCGACGGCTATCCGGCCGCCGGCGGCTCCCCGGTCGCCGAGGCCCACCGCAGCGGACATCCGGTCCGGCTCACCCCCGAGCAGCTCGCCGGCTGCCCCGAGGCCCGCCGCACCCCGTCCCCGGACTTCTCCCTGGCCGCCCTGCCGCTCGGCCCGGCGGGCAGCGGCTGCCTGCTCGCCGTCAGCGAGCACCCCGGCGGCTTCGGCGCCGACGACCGCGCCTGCCTGGAGCTGGTCGCCCGCGCGATCGCCGTACCCCGGGCGCCCGAGCCCCCCGGCGACGGCGGCGAGCCGGCGCCGGACGCCTTCAGCCTCGCCATGGACAGCGGCCGGGTCGAGGTCGGCGACGACATCCTGCGGCTGTTCGGGATCGCCCGGGACGACTTCGACGGCCGGGTCGAGACCCTGCTGGCGCTCACCGTTCCCGAGGACCTGCCCGCGCTGATGTCCGTGGTCGAGGCCGACCACATGTCCATCGGCGAGCGCGAACTGGAATTCCGCGTCCTGCAGCCCTCCGGCCCGCCCAAGTGGCTGCGGCTGCGCGGCCGGCTGCTGCCCGGCGGGGAGGGCCGCTCCGCCCGGCTCGTCGGCACCGTCGCCGACGCCTCCACCCTGCGCTCCGACGTCACCGACGTGGCCCGGGTGCAGCGGCTGGCCGCCTCCCTCGCCACCGCCACCACCGTCAAGGACGTCGGCAAGGCCGTCGTCGCCGCCCTGCGCGGGCCGCTGAAGGCCGACCGGCTCGCGCTCGCCGAACTGGAGAACGACCGGCTCGTCGTCACCGTCCTCGACCCGCCCGAACCCGAGGCCTGGCCCGAGGTGTGGCGCACCGAATGGCGCACCGAGTGGCCCGACGCACCCGTGCGCGCCATGCCCACCCTGGCCGCCGCACTGCGCGAGGGCCGCTCCCGGATCTGGCCCGCCGGCAGTCCGCTGGAACCCGCCCTCGCCGAGGTCGGCCCGGGAGGCCTCGCGGTGCTGCCGCTGCCCGCCGGCGGCCGCATGGCCGGCGCCTGTCTGATCGGCTGGGACCGCCCGCACCACTTCAGCCCCGACGAACGGGCCCTCCTCACCGCGTGCGCGGGCCTCGCCGGGCAGGCCCTGCTGCGCGCCCACGCCTTCGACGCCGAGCACGAACTGGTCGGCATGCTCCAGCGCACCCTGCTGCCGCGCCGGCTGCCCCGGCTGCCCGGCGCGGTCGCCGTCGCCCGGTACCTGCCCACCACCGCCGGACTGGAGGTCGGCGGCGACTGGTACGACGTGATCCCGCTCGCCGACAACCACGTGGCCCTCGTCATCGGGGACGTCCAGGGCCACAACGCCGGCGCCGCCACGCTGATGGGCCAGATGCGCACCGCGCTGCGCGCCTACGCCGCCGAGGGACACGCGCCCGACGTGGTCGTCGCGCACGCCAACCGGCTGCTGCTGGACATGGAGACCGACCTGTTCGCCACCTGTGCGTACGTCGACGTCGACATGGAGGAGGGCACCGCCTGGTGTGTGCGCGCCGGTCACCTCCAGCCCGTGCTGCGGCACCCGGACGGCACCACCGAGATCGTCCGGGCGGAGGGCGGACCCCCGCTCGGCGTCCTCGCGCAGGCCGACTTCCCGATGACCCCGCTGCGGCTGCTGCCCGGCACGGTGATCGCGCTGACCACCGACGGCCTGGTGGAGTCGCCGGACGTCGACATCGACGTCGGCATGGACCGGCTCGCCGCCCAGCTGGCCGCTGCCGACCCCGAGCACCTCGGGCTGGTCGCCGACGCGCTGCTCGGCGGCGCGCACCGGGGCGACGACGTCGCCCTGCTGCTGATGCGCTACGACGGGATGGCCGTACGCCCGCTGCGGGAGAGCTGGACGGTGTGGCGGCTGCCGGAGGCGGTGCGGCACGCCCGCCGCTTCACCCGGCGCACCCTGCGCGCCTGGGGCGTCCCGCAGGAGACCCAGGACGCGGCTCTGCTGGTGGTCTCCGAACTCGTCACCAACGCCCTCGTGCACACCGACGGCCAGATCCGCCTCGACCTCTCCCTGGTCAACCACCGCCTCCGCCTCGCCGTCGCCGACTCCTCCCCGCGCAGCCCCGTCAAGCCGACCAGCATCGGCTGGGAGGCCACCGGCGGCCGGGGCATCCTCCTCGTGGAGGCGGTATCGGCGGCGTGGGGGACGGTCCCGGTCAGCGGCGGCAAACAGGTGTGGGCCGACCTCGTCCCCGACGGCTGA
- the lanKC gene encoding class III lanthionine synthetase LanKC, with protein sequence MDKRYEVYALADGHFYDTPDRLAGAAGEPAPLFATARRAVPEGWHAARSGDWLTLTPVGADGAPLPSPAQGWKIHSSATAANAERIADLVWDYCVPRRIPFKFVPGPHLLHLRNAKYAGRDTSGKFVTVYPADEEQLHRTLRELGALLEGLEGPYILTDLRWYDGPLYVRYGAFARRYVVDERGSLVPAVTDGAGRLVPDRREPSFQVPEWVSLPEFLRPHLDARNTTTVGELPYRIEKALHFSNGGGVYAGTDLRDGRRVVLKEARPHAGLASDGADAVARLEREKAALERVAGTGVVPEVRDWFTLGEHRFLVMDHVAGRPLNSFFAERHPLLTPDPDPAAIAAYTEWALRINAAVERAVAAVHARGLIFNDLHVFNIMVSEDERSVCLIDFEAAAPAAQNARQTVAHPGFFAPPDRRGTDVDRYALACLRLALFLPVTTLFVVDRGKAAHLAQVIAEQFPDVPRDFLDEAVAEITRDPAGGRRSRPAPPVVPGDWPYSRDSMVKAILASATPERDDRLFPGDIAQFTDGGGLGLAHGAAGVLYALQASGAGRYDEGERWLLDHTAPPPLGTPLGLYDGLAGVALVLDQLGHRQRALDLIDGILRENWHSLASDLHGGLAGLGLVLGRLAETTGEPALRRHAAEAADILLRRLAEPVPDSPRRRAGLLRGASGPALFLIRRYEETGEERCLSGAAEALRRDLDCCVTQEAGGGLEVDEGWRTLPYLGDGSAGIGLVLDDFLAHADNAGFERARAGIRTAATSRFYAQPGLFQGRAGMILHLARCTAPDDGHDRLEQQIAGLGWLAMDYQGQLAFPGHQMMRLSMDLATGTAGCLLALAAARDGAGTAHLPFLPPPPAARTRGSAPTEP encoded by the coding sequence ATGGACAAGCGGTACGAGGTGTACGCGCTCGCCGACGGGCACTTCTACGACACGCCCGACCGGCTCGCGGGGGCGGCCGGCGAGCCGGCGCCGCTGTTCGCGACGGCGCGTCGCGCGGTCCCGGAGGGCTGGCACGCGGCGCGCTCCGGCGACTGGCTGACGCTGACCCCGGTCGGCGCGGACGGCGCGCCGCTTCCCTCGCCGGCGCAGGGCTGGAAGATCCATTCCTCGGCGACGGCCGCGAACGCGGAACGGATCGCGGACCTCGTGTGGGACTACTGCGTGCCGCGCCGCATCCCGTTCAAGTTCGTGCCGGGCCCGCACCTGCTGCACCTGCGCAACGCCAAGTACGCGGGCCGCGACACCAGCGGCAAGTTCGTCACGGTGTACCCGGCCGACGAGGAGCAGCTGCACCGGACGCTGCGGGAACTGGGCGCGCTGCTGGAGGGTCTCGAGGGGCCGTACATCCTCACCGACCTGCGCTGGTACGACGGTCCGCTCTACGTCCGCTACGGCGCATTCGCCCGCCGGTACGTCGTCGACGAGCGCGGCTCGCTGGTCCCGGCGGTGACCGACGGCGCCGGACGTCTCGTCCCGGACCGGCGGGAGCCGTCCTTCCAGGTGCCCGAGTGGGTGAGCCTGCCGGAGTTCCTGCGGCCGCATCTGGACGCCCGCAACACCACGACGGTCGGCGAGCTGCCGTACCGCATCGAGAAGGCGCTGCACTTCTCCAACGGCGGCGGGGTGTACGCCGGCACCGACCTCCGGGACGGACGCCGGGTGGTGCTGAAGGAGGCCCGGCCGCATGCCGGGCTCGCCTCCGACGGGGCGGACGCGGTGGCCCGGCTGGAGCGGGAGAAGGCGGCGCTGGAGCGGGTCGCCGGGACCGGTGTGGTGCCCGAGGTACGGGACTGGTTCACGCTCGGCGAGCACCGGTTCCTGGTCATGGACCACGTGGCGGGCCGCCCGCTCAACTCCTTCTTCGCCGAGCGGCATCCGCTGCTCACGCCCGACCCCGACCCGGCCGCGATCGCCGCCTACACGGAGTGGGCACTGCGGATCAACGCGGCGGTGGAGCGGGCGGTGGCGGCGGTGCACGCGCGCGGGCTGATCTTCAACGACCTGCATGTCTTCAACATCATGGTGTCCGAGGACGAACGGTCGGTGTGTCTCATCGACTTCGAGGCCGCCGCGCCCGCCGCTCAGAACGCCCGGCAGACCGTCGCGCACCCCGGCTTCTTCGCCCCGCCGGACCGCCGTGGCACGGATGTCGACCGCTATGCGCTGGCCTGTCTGCGGCTCGCCCTGTTCCTGCCGGTGACCACGCTGTTCGTGGTGGACCGCGGCAAAGCGGCGCACCTCGCGCAGGTGATCGCCGAACAGTTCCCGGACGTGCCGCGGGATTTCCTGGACGAGGCGGTCGCGGAGATCACCCGGGACCCGGCGGGCGGACGGCGCAGCCGGCCGGCGCCGCCGGTGGTGCCCGGCGACTGGCCCTACAGCCGGGACTCGATGGTGAAGGCGATCCTCGCCTCCGCCACCCCGGAACGCGACGACCGGCTCTTCCCCGGTGACATCGCCCAGTTCACGGACGGTGGCGGCCTCGGGCTCGCGCACGGTGCTGCCGGGGTGCTGTACGCGCTCCAGGCGTCCGGGGCCGGCCGGTACGACGAGGGCGAGCGCTGGCTGCTGGACCACACCGCCCCGCCGCCACTCGGCACCCCGCTAGGCCTGTACGACGGTCTCGCGGGCGTGGCCCTCGTCCTCGATCAACTCGGCCACCGGCAGCGGGCGTTGGACCTGATCGACGGCATCCTGCGGGAGAACTGGCACAGCCTCGCCTCCGACCTGCACGGCGGGCTCGCCGGGCTCGGCCTGGTCCTCGGCCGTCTCGCGGAGACCACCGGTGAACCGGCCCTGCGGCGACACGCCGCCGAGGCCGCCGACATCCTGCTGCGACGACTCGCCGAACCGGTACCGGACAGTCCGCGCCGGCGCGCCGGACTGCTGCGCGGCGCGAGCGGACCCGCGCTGTTCCTGATCCGGCGGTACGAGGAGACCGGCGAGGAGCGTTGCCTGAGCGGGGCGGCCGAGGCGCTCCGCCGCGACCTGGACTGCTGTGTGACCCAGGAGGCGGGCGGCGGCCTGGAGGTGGACGAGGGCTGGCGGACACTGCCGTATCTCGGCGACGGCAGCGCGGGGATCGGCCTGGTGCTCGACGACTTCCTGGCGCACGCGGACAACGCCGGGTTCGAACGCGCCCGGGCCGGCATCCGCACCGCCGCGACCTCCCGCTTCTACGCCCAGCCCGGCCTCTTCCAGGGCCGCGCCGGAATGATCCTGCACCTGGCCCGCTGCACCGCACCGGACGACGGCCACGACCGGCTGGAGCAGCAGATCGCGGGGCTGGGCTGGCTCGCGATGGACTACCAGGGCCAACTGGCCTTCCCCGGGCACCAGATGATGCGGCTCTCCATGGACCTCGCCACCGGCACGGCGGGCTGCCTGCTCGCGCTCGCCGCGGCCCGCGACGGCGCCGGAACCGCACACCTGCCCTTCCTCCCGCCGCCACCGGCGGCCCGCACACGCGGCTCCGCACCGACGGAGCCGTGA
- a CDS encoding ABC transporter ATP-binding protein codes for MNSRPDSATSAAGRALSRGVLRQGVVRCAALCAVSTTATAAGLLLPALLGHTLDLLLARAPAARWLGCCAAVVLLLALLDGCAGVLTGTADAHATAWLRRRLTGHVLALGPRATARFGAGELVARLVGNAAQAGTAPGALAALLAALAGPVGGVVALGLIDPWLAAVFLAGAPVLALLLRAFARDTSACVADYQGVQGRIAGALAEAVGGVRTIRAAGAEERETARILAPLPELSRAGHRMWRVQGRAAARAVTVAPLLNLGVLAVAGLLLARHRLSVGDVLAASRYAVLATGVGALVGQLAALARARAATGRLAEVRAVPAPGHGTRRLPPGNGRLELRAVTARRGGRTVLDGVGLTVPGGTTLAVVGRSGAGKSLFAEVAGRLADPDEGEVLLDGVPLRDLARPELRRAVAYAFERPALLGTTVEDTIAFGLTAATPAAVRSAARRAHADDFVRRLPDGYATRLTDAPRSGGESQRLGLARAFAHGGRLLILDDALSSLDTVTEHRIAQTLLAPDPGRTRLLIAHRASTAARADRVAWLDAGRVRAVGTHRELWQEAEYRAVFGGGEGEIPDEEIRDEAGTEARG; via the coding sequence ATGAACTCCCGCCCGGACAGCGCCACTTCGGCGGCCGGCCGTGCCCTGTCGCGCGGAGTGCTGCGGCAGGGCGTCGTCCGCTGTGCCGCGCTGTGTGCCGTGAGCACGACCGCCACCGCGGCGGGCCTGCTGCTGCCCGCCCTGCTCGGCCACACCCTGGACCTGCTGCTGGCCCGCGCCCCGGCGGCCCGCTGGCTCGGCTGCTGTGCCGCCGTCGTCCTGCTGCTCGCCCTGCTGGACGGCTGCGCGGGCGTGCTCACCGGGACCGCCGACGCGCACGCCACCGCATGGCTGCGCCGGCGGCTGACCGGGCATGTCCTGGCGCTCGGCCCGCGCGCGACGGCCCGCTTCGGCGCGGGGGAGCTGGTGGCACGGCTGGTCGGCAACGCCGCGCAGGCCGGGACCGCGCCGGGCGCACTGGCCGCGCTGCTCGCCGCGCTCGCCGGGCCCGTCGGGGGCGTGGTGGCGCTCGGCCTCATCGACCCGTGGCTGGCCGCCGTGTTCCTCGCCGGGGCACCGGTGCTGGCCCTGCTGCTGCGCGCCTTCGCCCGGGACACGTCGGCGTGCGTGGCCGACTACCAGGGGGTGCAGGGCCGGATCGCCGGCGCGCTGGCGGAGGCGGTCGGCGGTGTCCGTACGATCCGGGCCGCCGGCGCCGAGGAGCGTGAGACGGCCCGGATCCTGGCACCGCTGCCCGAACTGTCCCGCGCCGGGCACCGCATGTGGCGGGTGCAGGGGCGGGCCGCCGCCCGGGCGGTCACCGTGGCGCCGCTGCTGAACCTCGGCGTGCTGGCGGTGGCCGGGCTGCTGCTCGCCCGGCACCGGCTGTCGGTGGGTGACGTGCTGGCCGCGTCCCGGTACGCGGTGCTCGCCACCGGCGTCGGCGCGCTGGTCGGACAGCTGGCCGCGCTCGCCCGGGCCCGCGCGGCGACCGGCCGGCTCGCCGAGGTGCGCGCCGTTCCCGCGCCCGGACACGGCACCCGCCGCCTGCCGCCGGGCAACGGGCGGCTGGAGTTGCGGGCGGTGACCGCACGCCGGGGCGGACGAACCGTCCTGGACGGCGTCGGCCTGACCGTCCCGGGCGGCACGACCCTGGCGGTCGTCGGCCGCTCCGGCGCCGGGAAGTCCCTGTTCGCCGAGGTGGCCGGCCGGCTCGCCGACCCCGACGAGGGGGAGGTGTTGCTGGACGGCGTTCCGCTGCGCGACCTCGCCCGTCCCGAACTGCGCCGCGCCGTCGCCTACGCCTTCGAGCGCCCGGCCCTGCTCGGCACGACCGTCGAGGACACGATCGCCTTCGGTCTCACGGCCGCCACCCCGGCCGCCGTCCGCTCCGCCGCCCGGCGCGCCCACGCCGACGACTTCGTACGGCGCCTTCCCGACGGCTACGCCACCCGCCTCACCGACGCGCCCCGCTCCGGCGGCGAGTCCCAGCGCCTCGGCCTGGCCCGGGCCTTCGCGCACGGCGGCCGCCTGCTCATCCTCGACGACGCCCTGTCCAGCCTCGACACCGTCACCGAACACCGCATCGCCCAAACCCTGCTGGCGCCCGACCCCGGCCGCACCCGCCTGCTGATCGCCCACCGCGCGTCGACGGCGGCCCGCGCGGACAGGGTCGCCTGGCTGGACGCCGGCCGGGTCAGGGCGGTCGGGACGCACCGGGAGCTGTGGCAGGAGGCGGAGTACCGGGCGGTGTTCGGGGGTGGCGAGGGGGAGATCCCGGACGAGGAGATCCGGGACGAGGCCGGGACGGAGGCGCGGGGCTGA
- a CDS encoding ATP-binding cassette domain-containing protein, with protein MRGPASGHLEQVRGRAYRFLRVRRRVLVRLGAWSVLEAGQTFLVGYALARALDAGFLAGNARAGLLWLGAAGLAVGAGAYGTGRVYGVVAALVEPARDRLVTAVVARGVREADPGALSGLTQQVELARDTLAGVVMVSRSFLFTAVGALIGLFSLAPLLLAVVLPPLLAGVALFAVTLGPLARRQEAFLAADEALAQALGAVCPGLRDVTAAGAEDRVAGTVGERTDAELRAARALAHWSVARVAALTVGGELPAVLLLLTAPWLLDHGVTPGALVGALAYVTQSLLPALNNLVHGLGTSGSRLTVVLRRLMVPRPRGRGAEFVSGSAAGRDTPQRTVTRGTTALPPSSCVLSLTSVTFAYGPAGEPVLNDLTLTLPTGAHLAVVGPSGIGKSTLTALIAGQLAPQRGTIRVHEATVLIPQEAYVHSGTLAENLALHRSGPVPASELLAAADAVGLTPLLEALGGPDAPVEPAELSAGERQLIALTRAYLSPAPLALLDEATCHLDPAAEARAERAFAARPGGTLIVVAHRISSARRAGRILVMDGARTTCGSHDELLRASALYRDLAGHWTTPSLTPSPHPGIYESRRSGSAPRSCG; from the coding sequence ATGCGCGGGCCGGCCTCCGGGCACCTTGAGCAGGTGCGCGGCCGGGCGTACCGGTTTCTGCGGGTGCGTCGGCGGGTGCTGGTCCGGCTCGGCGCGTGGTCCGTGCTGGAGGCCGGGCAGACCTTCCTCGTCGGATACGCCCTCGCGCGGGCGCTGGACGCCGGGTTCCTGGCCGGGAACGCCCGGGCCGGCCTGCTCTGGCTGGGGGCCGCGGGACTCGCCGTCGGTGCCGGGGCGTACGGGACCGGGCGGGTGTACGGCGTGGTCGCGGCGCTGGTCGAGCCGGCCCGGGACCGGCTGGTGACGGCGGTGGTCGCGCGCGGGGTGCGGGAGGCGGACCCGGGCGCACTGTCCGGGCTCACCCAGCAGGTGGAGCTGGCCCGGGACACCCTCGCCGGTGTGGTGATGGTGTCGCGTTCGTTCCTGTTCACCGCCGTCGGCGCCCTGATCGGCCTGTTCTCCCTGGCCCCGCTGCTGCTGGCGGTCGTGCTGCCCCCGCTGCTCGCCGGGGTGGCCCTGTTCGCCGTGACGCTCGGCCCGCTGGCCCGCCGTCAGGAGGCCTTCCTCGCCGCCGACGAGGCGCTGGCCCAGGCGCTGGGCGCGGTCTGCCCGGGACTGCGGGACGTCACGGCGGCGGGCGCCGAGGACCGGGTCGCCGGCACCGTCGGCGAGCGCACCGACGCGGAACTGCGGGCCGCCCGCGCCCTGGCCCACTGGAGCGTGGCCCGCGTGGCCGCCCTCACCGTGGGCGGCGAACTCCCCGCGGTGCTGCTCCTGCTCACGGCGCCCTGGCTGCTCGACCACGGCGTCACCCCGGGCGCCCTGGTGGGCGCGCTCGCCTATGTCACGCAGTCCTTGCTCCCGGCCCTGAACAACCTCGTCCACGGCCTAGGAACCAGCGGCTCCCGACTGACGGTGGTTCTCCGCCGGCTCATGGTCCCACGTCCAAGGGGGCGCGGGGCCGAGTTCGTCAGCGGCTCCGCCGCGGGGCGCGACACACCACAACGGACCGTCACCCGCGGTACCACCGCGCTCCCCCCTTCCTCCTGCGTCCTCTCCCTCACCTCGGTCACCTTCGCCTACGGCCCGGCCGGCGAACCCGTCCTGAACGATCTCACCCTCACCCTCCCCACCGGCGCCCACCTGGCCGTCGTAGGCCCCAGCGGAATCGGCAAGTCGACACTCACCGCACTGATCGCAGGTCAGCTGGCCCCCCAGCGCGGCACCATCCGCGTGCACGAGGCGACCGTCCTCATCCCGCAGGAGGCCTACGTCCACAGCGGCACCCTCGCCGAGAACCTGGCCCTCCACCGCTCGGGCCCGGTACCCGCATCCGAACTCCTGGCCGCCGCCGACGCCGTAGGTCTGACCCCCTTGCTGGAAGCCCTGGGCGGGCCCGACGCCCCCGTCGAACCGGCGGAGCTCTCCGCAGGCGAGCGGCAGCTCATCGCGCTGACCCGGGCCTACCTCTCCCCCGCCCCGCTGGCCCTGCTGGACGAGGCGACCTGCCATCTCGACCCGGCGGCCGAGGCGCGCGCGGAGCGGGCCTTCGCGGCGCGCCCGGGCGGCACGCTGATCGTCGTCGCCCACCGGATCAGTTCCGCGCGCCGCGCCGGCCGGATCCTCGTCATGGACGGCGCGCGCACCACCTGCGGCAGCCACGACGAGCTGCTGCGCGCCTCGGCCCTCTACCGGGACCTGGCCGGCCACTGGACGACGCCGTCCCTCACACCCAGCCCTCACCCCGGGATATACGAATCGCGTCGATCCGGTTCCGCGCCCCGGTCTTGCGGGTGA
- a CDS encoding SapB/AmfS family lanthipeptide codes for MALLDLQTLESEEHTHTGASTASLLSCVSAASVLLCL; via the coding sequence ATGGCACTGCTGGACCTGCAGACCCTCGAGTCCGAGGAGCACACCCACACCGGCGCGAGCACCGCGAGCCTGCTCTCCTGTGTCTCGGCGGCGAGCGTTCTGCTCTGCCTCTGA
- a CDS encoding response regulator transcription factor, translating to MIRVLLVQDACLVRSVLAEWLRREPGLDVDDTPWRGAVTRVRSLRPDVCAADLDCADGHGVPPLGELCPPGAGGRPPALVVLAHSNRPGLLKRAAEAGALGFVDKAGSPDRLLRAIRSVAVRERFVDESLGFGFLKAAQMPLTRRELSVLSLAAGGASIAEIAGSLHLSHGTVRNYMASITRKTGARNRIDAIRISRGEGWV from the coding sequence GTGATCCGGGTGCTTCTGGTGCAGGACGCGTGTCTGGTGCGATCGGTCCTGGCCGAATGGCTGCGGCGGGAACCCGGGCTGGACGTGGACGACACGCCATGGCGGGGTGCCGTCACGCGGGTGCGGTCCTTACGGCCGGACGTGTGCGCGGCGGACCTCGACTGTGCCGACGGTCATGGGGTGCCGCCGCTCGGCGAGCTGTGCCCGCCCGGCGCCGGCGGCAGGCCGCCGGCGCTCGTGGTGCTGGCCCATTCGAACAGGCCCGGGCTGCTGAAGCGGGCCGCCGAGGCGGGCGCGCTCGGCTTCGTGGACAAGGCGGGCTCCCCGGACCGGCTGCTGCGCGCCATCCGGTCGGTCGCCGTGAGGGAACGTTTCGTCGATGAGTCGCTGGGCTTCGGTTTCCTCAAAGCGGCCCAGATGCCGCTGACCAGACGCGAACTGAGCGTGCTGTCCCTGGCGGCCGGCGGCGCGTCCATCGCGGAGATCGCCGGCAGCCTGCACCTGTCCCACGGCACGGTCCGCAACTACATGGCGTCGATCACCCGCAAGACCGGGGCGCGGAACCGGATCGACGCGATTCGTATATCCCGGGGTGAGGGCTGGGTGTGA